The genomic region ACGGAGCAGACCGACGCCTACGTCATCACCGACGTCTGCCTCTGCGAGTACACCGACCACGGCCACTGCGGCGTCCTCGAAGAACACGCCCAGGCAGAGCCCGACCTCACCGTCGACAACGACGAGACGCTCCCCCTGCTCGGGAACATCGCGGTCTCGCACGCCCGCGCGGGAGCGGACATGGTGGCCCCCTCCGGCATGATGGACGGGATGGTCGCGAGCATCCGCGAGGCACTCGACGAGGACGGCCACGAGAACGTCCCCATCATGAGCTACGCGGCGAAGTTCGAGTCCGCCTTCTACGGCCCGTTCCGCGACGCCGCCGACGGCGCGCCCGCCTTCGGCAACCGCCGGCACTACCAGATGGACCCCGCGAACCGCCGCGAGGCGATGCGGGAGGTCCAGCTCGACGTCGAACAGGGCGCGGACGTCCTGATGGTCAAGCCGGCCCTGCCGTACCTCGACATCGTGGCGGACGTGCGCCGCGAGTTCGACCATCCCGTCGCGGCCTACAACGTCTCGGGCGAGTACGCGATGCTCCACGCCGCCGCCGAGAAGGGCTGGCTGGACCTCGACGCGGTCGCCCACGAGTCGCTCCTCTCCATCAAGCGCGCCGGCGCGGACCTCATCCTGACGTACTTCGCCGAGGATATCGCGGAAACCCTATAGGTCGCCGCCTGCTTGCGGGTTAATCGGACCATTCTCGAACGGCGGTCCACGGTACGTTGCGCATAACAATCAGAAAAATTCGTGATAGATATGCGTGTCATGGCACGAGAGACACACCGTCGGTGGGTTCTGCGCTCCCTGGCACTCGGTGCAGGCGTCACACTGGCCGGATGCAACACCAGCCAGCAGACGGAGACGGAGCCCGGGACGGAGACAGACACGCAGGAGCCGGGCACCGACACCGGGACCCAGACGCAGACCGACGAGGACAGGGCGGGCATCGTCGAGGACCTCACGTACCTCCCGGTTCGTGACGCCGCCTCGCCAGACGAACTGGTCCAGACGCGGAAGGAGGCCGCACTGAAGCAGCTGTTCGCGGTCGACGAAGTGGCGACGCTGGTCGAGGACGCCGTCTCCTCCACGGCGTACCACCGCATCTTCGAGGACGTCGACTTCGTGGAGATACTCGCCCCGCACGAGATGGACGTGCAGGGGTCGCTCGAATCCGGGCACACCATCGAGTACCGCGACATCAAGCAGGTCCGGGGCCTCGTCCACCGCGAGACGGACGACCTGCTCGCCGTCGACGTCCGGACCCGTGAGCCACACACCATCGAACAGAACTACGACAGCATGAACATGGCCACGGTGGAGGCCGCGATGGAGAACGACCAGATACAGCAGGCCCTGGAGGGCAAGGACTGGTTCGTCGCCGCCTCGGACTACTCCATCATCACGGCGTACTCCGAGGAGTTCCCGATCGGGGTCGTCACGCCGGTCCTGTTCAACTGGAACAACGACGAGGGCGACCTGGTGGCCATCAGCGCGGCGGTGACGACCGGCGAGACGAACGAGGTTCTCAGCGTCCAGCGGCCGACGCGCGAGACGACGACCCCGCTGCCGAGACTCGTGGCAGATGCGAGGGGGAACGACCCCGGCGAGTACGCGGAGGCCGAGATCGACCCGCCGGGCGACATGGAGCACGAGGACTGGGCCATCAACCGCCCGGCACAGACCATCGAACAGGACGGCTGGACCGTCGAGTGGGAGAACACGCTCCACGACGCGTACCGCGTGATGGCCTCCTACAACGGCAAGCCGGTGTTCGGGTCCGAGACCAAGGTCCCCTGGATGTTCTCGGACTACGAACCGTTCGGGCTACAGGCCCCGGGCGTCCCGGAGGGACAGGCGAACTGGCACTTCTGGGACACCCTCGGGTTCACCGGCCCCGGCGTCATCGAGAAACACGACTTCGACGGCGGGTTCCGCATCCGCGGGAGCTACCACACCGGCTCGCTCGACCACTGGGAGTGGCGCTTCGGCCAGAACTGGGGTCCGTACCGCTACCTCATCGACTGGAACTTCCACGACGACGGCGTGGTGACGGTCACGTCCCGGCACCCGACGACCGGCTTCCGGACGACCAACGGCTACCCGAAGTACACGTTCCACCTCTGCATCGAACCGGGGTACGAGGCCGCCACGATGGCGACCAGCGATGGGAGCGAGTGGTCAGCCGTCACCGAAGAGACTCGCGTCGACCGGGGCGACGTGGCGGCGTTCCGGGTCGAGCGACAGGATGGCCCGGAACGGCTCGTGTTCGAGCGCCCGGGCGACCGGAACTACCTGCTCCAGTACGACCCCGAACTCGTCGAGTACGACCAGACGCTCCAGGGCGTCGTCAAGGAGATGCTGGAACACCAGGAGTACCTCGACCCCGAGAACTACCTCCGCGGGAACTCGGTCGAGGGAGAGAAACCGCTGGTACGACTGTACTCCTCACGCGACACCGGGGCGGGGCTACACGCGACGACGAACCCGTTCATGTTCCGGTTCCGGATGCGCGCGGAGAACTACTGACGATGCGAGAGGACAGACAGTCACCGTCGAGGCGGGCCGCGCTGCGCCGTGTAGCCGGAATAGCGACCGGGACACTCCTTGCCGGGTGTCTCAGCGGTGAGGTCGGCACGACGGCGACGGAGTCGACGGACACCGAGACCGACCCAGCCACCGGTACGGGAACGATGACGGGTACGACCACGCCGAGTGTCGACCATACCGTCGGGCTCTACACGGACCTCTACTTCGACCCCATCGGGCTCCATGTCGAGCCGGGCGATACGGTCGCCTTCGAGCTGGTCTCCGGCGCTCACTCGGCGACCGCGTACCACCCCGACAACGAGGCCGTCCTGGAGCGTCGCGTCCCACAGGACGCAAAAGCCTGGGACACCGGCACCTGGAGCGAGACGGGGACTAGCAGGACGATCACGCTGGAAGCCGAGGGGACGCACGACTATTTCTGCATCCCACACAAGGGTGTGGAGATGGTCGGCCGCATCGTCGTCGGTAGTCCGGGCGGTCCGGCGACCGCCTCGGCGAACCCCGACGGGAAGCTCCCCGCGTCGGCCCGCATCGTCTCCGAGGGATCGGTTCCCTACGACGAGTGGGCGTCGGAGTAAGTCCTGCGGCGGCGCTCCCGGCGGGACAGCCACCACGGCGCGTGCAATCTTTGCCACCTATATAATCGCAGTAGGGCGTCGACCCGGTCGTGCGCGACCATCTCGCATGGGACGGACCATCAGGGTTCTACATTGTGGACAGTCGTCCGGGAATAGGATGGACAGCTGCCCTGTTTCTGGACACTAAACAACCTTATATTGACTTCATTCGATTTTAATTTGGACATACGACCATTAGGCCCGAGAATTATGGACACTCGTCAACGCCAACTACTAAATAGTAATCTCTCTACGCCATCGACCGGAGAAAACAGTCACAAACATGGTCGAAATAGCTGAAAACGTGGACGGTTGTATGGGTGTATCGGGTATCGGTAACGGGTTCGGTGGGGTGAACTGCTGATGTTGCCGCTACAGGCGGATGCGGCGGCGATCGCGAACAGCATCAACTACGTGTGGATTCTCGTGGTGTCGTTCCTCATCTTCTTCATGCAGCCGGGCTTCGCGCTGCTGGAGGCGGGGCAGGTCCGCGCGAAGAACGTGGGTAACGTCCTGATGAAGAACATGACCGACTGGGGCCTGGGGGTCCTGGTCTACTTCATCGTGGGGGCGGGCGTCGCCGGCATCGTCGGCAGCCTGACTTCCTCGAGCGCACTCGACATCATGGGTGCGTTCTCGTACATCGGTGAACCCGGCGCGACCGGGTGGATCGACTGGGTGTTCGGCGCGGTGTTCGCCATGACGGCGGCCACCATCGTCTCCGGGGCAGTCGCGGAACGCATGGACTTCCGTGCGTACGTGGTCTTCGCCGGAGTCATCACGGGCATCATCTACCCGGTCGTCCAGGGCCTGACCTGGTCCGGCGGCCTCCTCGCCGGCTCGGGCTACCTCGGTAGCGCACTCGGCGTCGGCTACATGGACTTCGCCGGTGCGACCGTCGTCCACATGGTGGGCGGCATCGCGGGTCTCGTCGCCGCGAAGATGGTCGGCCCGCGCAAGGGTCGCTTCGACGAGGACGGTAACAGCCAGCCCATCCCGGGCCACTCGATGCTCCTTGCCGTGCTCGGCACGCTCATCCTGGCCTTCGGCTGGTACGGCTTCAACGTCGGCACGCAGGCGACGGTCCTCGCCGCTGCCGACGACGGCTCGCTGACCTTCATGGGCGCTGCACTGGGACGCGTCGTGCTCGTCACCACGCTCGGCATGGGTGCCGGCGCGGTGGCCGCGATGATCGTCTCGACGCAGTGGCAGGGCAAGCCCGACCCGCTCTGGATGGCGAACGGTCTGCTGGCCGGTCTCGTGGCGGTCACGGGTGCGGTCCCGCACGTCACCTGGTGGGGCGGCCTCATCCTCGGTGCACTCGGCGGCGCAATCGTGCTGCCGGCGTACCGCTGGACGGTCGACTCGCTGAAGATCGACGACGTCTGTGGTGTCTTCGCGGTCCACGGCGCGGCCGGCGCGCTGGGGACGGTCCTCATCCCGGTGTTCGGCGCGTCCAGCTCGGGCGCGGCCATCCTGGGTGACGGCTACGCCTTCATGGGCGTGACCCAGCTCGTCATGCAGGTCCTCGGCGTCGCAATCATCGCGCTGTGGACGGTCGCGGCGACCGCGGTCACGTTCAAGGTGCTCGACGCGGTGTTCGGACTCCGCGTCTCCGAAGAGGAGGAACTCGCCGGCCTCGACGCTGGCGAACACGGCATCTCGACGTACCCCGAGTTCGTCGGCGACACCGGTCCCGACTCCGCCCGCGCCACGCTGACCACGGACGGCGGTGTCCGCACGGACGGTGGCGCTGTCGCGGAATCCGGAGGTGAGACCGATGACTGATGCGGTCGACACCGACATCAAGATGGTCGTCGCTATCATCCGGCCCGACCGCCTGACCGACGTCAAGCGGGCGCTGGCCGAGACGGGCGCGCCGTCACTGACCGTGACGGACGTCTCCGGTCGTGGCTCCCAGCCCGCCAAGAAGAGTCAGTGGCGTGGCGAGGAGTACGTCGTCGACCTCCACCAGAAGGTCAAAGTCGAGTGCGTCGTGGCCGACATCCCGGCTGAGGACGTCGTCGACGCCATCTCGGAGGCCGCACACACTGGTGAGAAGGGTGACGGCAAGATATTCGTCCTTCCCGTCGAGGGTGCCTACCAGGTCCGCACCGGGAAGGAGGGGGTGGAAGCAGTCTAGGCGGCGACTGGCAGCAGGTGCCGCCCTCCCTGTGCCACTCCGTTTCCGACGTCGGTCCCCTTTGAACCATCGCAGGCAACGCACCGCGGCCAGCGCGCGACATGGTGTTCGGCTCCGGTGCACTCCTCCATTCTGACACGACAAACGTAGTGTTCTGTGGCAACATTTGTCCAGACAGTGGCAACAATACAACCTTAAACAACCCTTATCCGATTATAATTTGGACAGTCGAACTAATACGCACGATAAATTAGACACTTGCAGTGCGCACCTTTATGTGATAAAGCACCGTGAGCGTTTAACCGAAGTGAGCATGACGAAATTCACGAATTACAGCCACTCGGTGAACGAACGTCCAGCAAGTATTGACTCGACGACGGAGGGAGCAGTATGGTACTGACCCCCCTCCAGACCGACGTCGCCGCCCTCGCCGAAGGTATCAACCTGATGTGGGTGCTCGTCGTCACCTTCCTCATCTTCTTCATGCACGCCGGCTTCGCCATGCTGGAGGCCGGGCAGGTGCGCTCGAAGAACGTCGCGAACCAGTTGACCAAGAACATGCTGACCTGGAGCGTCGGCGTGATGTTGTACTTCGCACTGGGTGCGGGTATCTCGACGCTCGTCGGACAGCTGACCGGTCCCGACCCGATGAACGTCGGCGGGGCGTTCGGCTACATCAACGGCGGCTCGGCCGGCTGGGTCAGCTGGCTGTTCGGCGCGGTGTTCGCCATGACGGCAGCGACCATCGTCTCCGGCGCGGTCGCGGGGCGTGCGAAGCTCCGTGCCTACGTCGGCTACACCATCCTCCTCGCGGGCGTCATCTACCCCGTCGTGGTCGGGTTCACGTGGGGCGGCGGCATCCTCGCGCAACTCGGCTTCCACGACTTCGCGGGCGGCATGATCGTCCACGGGATGGGCGGCGTCGCCGGTCTCACCGCCGCGTGGGTCATCGGCCCGCGCATCGACCGCTACAACGCCGACGGCAGCACGAACGTCATCCCGGGACACTCCCTGACGTTCGCCGTCCTCGGCACGCTCATCCTCGCGTTCGGCTGGTACGGCTTCAACGTCGGGACCGCCGCGACCGTGTTCTCACAGGAACAGGCCGATGCCGGCACCCTCGCCCTCGGTGCGTTCGATTACGTCGGGCGCGTCGCGCTCGTGACCACTCTCGGCATGACTTCGGGGGCCATCGGTGCGGCCGCCATCTCGCTCTACAAGACGCAGAAGGTCGACACCCTCTACGTCGCGAACGGCCTGCTCGCCGGTCTGGTGGGTATCACCGGCATCGCCGACGCCATCGTCTGGCCCGGTGCCATCGCCGTCGGCCTCCTGGCCGGGGCACAGCTCCCCATCGTCTTCGAGTTCGTCGAGAAGCGCCTCAAGATCGACGACGTGTGTGCGGTCTTCCCGGTCCACGGTTCGGCCGGTATCCTCGGCGCACTCGCGTTCCCGCTCGTCGCAGTCCCCGGTGCAGAAGCGAGCTTCGTCGCCCAGATCGCGGGCGTCGTACTCATCGTCGGCTGGACCGTCCTCGCGACGG from Haloarchaeobius sp. HME9146 harbors:
- a CDS encoding plastocyanin/azurin family copper-binding protein; translation: MREDRQSPSRRAALRRVAGIATGTLLAGCLSGEVGTTATESTDTETDPATGTGTMTGTTTPSVDHTVGLYTDLYFDPIGLHVEPGDTVAFELVSGAHSATAYHPDNEAVLERRVPQDAKAWDTGTWSETGTSRTITLEAEGTHDYFCIPHKGVEMVGRIVVGSPGGPATASANPDGKLPASARIVSEGSVPYDEWASE
- the hemB gene encoding porphobilinogen synthase — encoded protein: MNLSDRPRRLRGDGVRGLVSETSLSASDLIAPVFVDATTDSRVPIQSMPGHERVPIDEAVARVEEVLETGVEAVMLFGIPEEKDERGSRAWAASGVVQEATRRITEQTDAYVITDVCLCEYTDHGHCGVLEEHAQAEPDLTVDNDETLPLLGNIAVSHARAGADMVAPSGMMDGMVASIREALDEDGHENVPIMSYAAKFESAFYGPFRDAADGAPAFGNRRHYQMDPANRREAMREVQLDVEQGADVLMVKPALPYLDIVADVRREFDHPVAAYNVSGEYAMLHAAAEKGWLDLDAVAHESLLSIKRAGADLILTYFAEDIAETL
- a CDS encoding P-II family nitrogen regulator translates to MTDAVDTDIKMVVAIIRPDRLTDVKRALAETGAPSLTVTDVSGRGSQPAKKSQWRGEEYVVDLHQKVKVECVVADIPAEDVVDAISEAAHTGEKGDGKIFVLPVEGAYQVRTGKEGVEAV
- a CDS encoding ammonium transporter, whose product is MVLTPLQTDVAALAEGINLMWVLVVTFLIFFMHAGFAMLEAGQVRSKNVANQLTKNMLTWSVGVMLYFALGAGISTLVGQLTGPDPMNVGGAFGYINGGSAGWVSWLFGAVFAMTAATIVSGAVAGRAKLRAYVGYTILLAGVIYPVVVGFTWGGGILAQLGFHDFAGGMIVHGMGGVAGLTAAWVIGPRIDRYNADGSTNVIPGHSLTFAVLGTLILAFGWYGFNVGTAATVFSQEQADAGTLALGAFDYVGRVALVTTLGMTSGAIGAAAISLYKTQKVDTLYVANGLLAGLVGITGIADAIVWPGAIAVGLLAGAQLPIVFEFVEKRLKIDDVCAVFPVHGSAGILGALAFPLVAVPGAEASFVAQIAGVVLIVGWTVLATALVFGGAKAIGQARVSEAHEREGLDVSEHGVDTYPEFGQPDVVTDGGMDVFRTDGGHPDAIKMVVAYIRPDKLGDVKQSLAAAGAPSLTVTNVSGRGSQPAKKGQWRGEEYVVDLHQKVKIETVVADIPADDVVEAIADAAHTGEKGDGKIFVTPVDDAYQVRTGNRGPDAV
- a CDS encoding ammonium transporter, which codes for MLPLQADAAAIANSINYVWILVVSFLIFFMQPGFALLEAGQVRAKNVGNVLMKNMTDWGLGVLVYFIVGAGVAGIVGSLTSSSALDIMGAFSYIGEPGATGWIDWVFGAVFAMTAATIVSGAVAERMDFRAYVVFAGVITGIIYPVVQGLTWSGGLLAGSGYLGSALGVGYMDFAGATVVHMVGGIAGLVAAKMVGPRKGRFDEDGNSQPIPGHSMLLAVLGTLILAFGWYGFNVGTQATVLAAADDGSLTFMGAALGRVVLVTTLGMGAGAVAAMIVSTQWQGKPDPLWMANGLLAGLVAVTGAVPHVTWWGGLILGALGGAIVLPAYRWTVDSLKIDDVCGVFAVHGAAGALGTVLIPVFGASSSGAAILGDGYAFMGVTQLVMQVLGVAIIALWTVAATAVTFKVLDAVFGLRVSEEEELAGLDAGEHGISTYPEFVGDTGPDSARATLTTDGGVRTDGGAVAESGGETDD